The stretch of DNA AAAAGTCATGGTAACAGATAAGACAAATCGCTATTATGAGCGCTTGTCTGCCTTGCGTCTCTCCCCGAGGCCAACAAGTGCACAATGCTTCACATCCTGAGGTAGTACGTAGCACCTTGTCTGTTCATCGTGCGCGGTCCCCATTTAGAATGTCAGTAGCAGTACGTGTACGAGCGCATCTCGTCGCCGGTCAAGCGAACCCGGTGGCAGACGTGCCGAGCCGCGAGACCTTATCATGTCGTGCGCTACCAccaaggggggagggaataCGTATGAAATTATCTACGGCCTCGCTATCGACTGCAGAAGAAGTCGATGTTGCacgccatctcggcggcACACGCGGAGGCGCAGCGTATGGAATCAACACCTGCCAGCCAGTGGCCCGAGTCCTGTTCTCTCTCGGCCGCCCCGAGGCGCATGCCCGGGCAAATGCATGGCCGAAATGCAAGCTCAAAACTCCCAGCAGCAGTATGAGTGCTCCCTGTGGAATAAGTCGCCGATAACTTGGACGCTCAAGTGACGGCTTGCACAGTAGTCGCGATGACTTCATGCCCGCCATCCGCTGTCCATGAGCCTGCTTTCGGGTGCCGCATTTCTATTTTTGCACCGCCGGCCGATGATCGGCAGACGGCACGCTCTCTACGTGGCATGATGGAATttccttgccttgcctgatGCTCCTTGCTGACCTGGCCCCCAGGGCCCAAGCGGGATTCGGACATATTACATATTCAGCCCAAACGCGGGGGACGCGGTGCAGGACCTGCATGACAGCTGGTCCCTCCCCTTCATAAATGGGCCGATGTGGTGGGCTGAGGTGGCATTCAGCTTTCTTACGCGTATAGTGGTTGTTTCCTAGGGGGGATCAGGCCCGACGATGCAGCAAGCAATCAATTCTCAGTTCGGTCGTCACACCCGAGACCTGTCGATATACTCACGCTCATTGCTTTGTTCGTTGGAGCATAAGATCCGCACTTGCGCCAAAGCACGCTCAAACCCCCAGTCTCTGTCCAAGCCGCCTCGAGTCCTCACACCTCAGCGTTAGAAAGCTACGTATCCCCGTCTCAAAAGCAAATCAGTAGCAGCGCCTGCGCAGCCATTTCTCGGACCGAAAAGAGCAATGTCCCTAGCCTGACGACTATTCGTCGGGCGATCTATACGCCCCGGGGCTCCGAAAAGAGTATATGCGCGTTCAGCTAAAAGCAACCTTGACGGTGGTTCCAAAGGCTGGGTGGGCTTTTTGTAGTAATAGTAGCCGAATGATGAAACACGTCCAGCTCTGGCGTCTCATGTCTGTTTGTTTCTCCGCTTTGGTCGCCATGTGGCCCTCGCCCCTGCCCGACTGACGACTGCAACATGGATAGTTACTTAGTAGGCCAACAGTGCTGCCGTAGACTCAGTTTAGCACATCAGTGTGCGCAGTCAGCCACAGGGCCTTCATGTACCTTGAGTCAAACGAGCACCTAGCTACGCTCGAGGCTGGACCGGCATATCGTGCTCGGCAGCGTGTAACATATCCTCATGCCGTACGGGATTCATACAGTATACCATAGTACGAAACCATGTCTTTTGCAGACGTTATTCAACGATATAATGCGCCCCGAACAAAGCGGCGACAACTTTGCCCCCGACTCAATATCCGCTGCATTTGTTTCCCGGTACGCACCGGTCAACTGGCTGATCGTCAAGCCTAATgcccaggcggcgcaggtgtCACAGAAATAGAACCATcatccgccgcctgctgatgcatggcggccgagctgctcgcccttTCGCCCTTTCGCCCGTCCACGCACTTCCGGTCCTTGCAACTTCTCATCAGGCAccctcccgccccgtcgccacGTGGGAACCGGCGACCGGGCCACGGCCTTTCCTCGTCACAGCCTGCGCATCCAGCCGGGCAGCGTCACCAGcggctccatctcctccatcGTCTCGTTCCAGAGCatgcgccgcagccgctgcccCTCCGCCGACACGATGAACGGGCACGGCCTGCGGCAGCGTGATGTCAGCAACGAACGGTCCAAAGCAGTAACAGAAGCAGAACGTCTCGGTTAtaaagccccccccccccttcctcctaGAGGTCCCGCGgaagcagtagcagtagcagcagcagcaggtgggagagagtgagaggCAAAAGAAAGTCGACAGCCGAGAAAAACTTACTCCTCGACAGCCGTGTCGGCTAGCAGCGCCCCGTGCGTctccgcgccggccacgacggctgCGTTGAGCGCGATCCAGCCCGCCTGTTCCACGGCGCGGCCAcgcagcgcgacgacggccttgacgggcAGGCGGATGTACCAGGGCAGCGCGTTGCTGAACCCCGTGTTGACCATGCCCGGACAGAACGTGTTGACGATGACCCTGGgagcggcctcgccatcgccatcgccatcgccctcgcccctgGTGGACCACCACCCGGGTGGCATTGGGCGAGGGTACTGTCGCGTCAGCTCCGCCTGGAACAGCATCCACAGGAACTTGCTGTCCAGGTAGCCCGtcaacgcgggcggcggcggtgatgcctTGTCGCCCCGCAGGTCGTCAAAGTGCCCGAGTACCGTCGTCTCGTCCTTCGGCGGGCGCTTCTGCAGGCTCGTCATCGCGTACAGCCTGCTGCCCGTGACGCTCAGCCTGCCGGGCCTGCCCGAACTCCCGGCCGTGGCCTCCatgacgggcagcaggcccagcgcgAGGAGCACGTTGGACAGGTAGTTGACCTGGTTGTTGCGCTCGTGGCCGGTCGCGGCGAGCTCCCTCCTCAGgaggccgacgcccgcgTTGAGCATGAGGATATGCAGCTCAGAGACCCTGCTCTTGAACTCTGCTATAAAGTCCCTGACGCTCGCGTAGTCGTCCATGTCGAGGCGCAGGACGTGGACGGACGCGCTGGGGTTCGCCGAGGTGATTTGTCGGTCCCGCAGCAGGTCGTCacggacggcctcgcccttggcggTGTTTcgcacggcgaggatgagcgTGGAGAGCCtgcgctggaggagctgtCGCGCTATCTCGAGACCGatgccggcggaggcgcccgtgacgatggcgacttGGCCGGTGAGGTCGATGCCCTCGGGGAGGGGCGCGACGGGGGGTTGTATAATGGGCATGGCGATGTTGGAGCTGGAGTCTTTTAAGTAAGAGTATAGCTGGGAATCGTGTCTCGACTAGACTCTCTGCCGGAAGCATGATGGGATCGAAAGGGTAGCCTTCTTATACACGGCCAAACACCGCCGGGAGTCTGGGACACGCGATGACTTCAACTTCGGCCTTTGCCCAATCCCGCTccaccgctgctgccatCATGTTGAGAGGAGCAACCAACAAACATGAGACTTGTCGGCCGCCAGCTTATGAATCTGTTACCTTGCCTGCGAAGAAATCGCACAAGTCCGCCGTAGGATCACTGAGCCCGCCCACGGCCTGAGGGCCAGAAGCCGGTGCGGAGATGCGGAGCCCCGCTTTTCCCGGGCGGGGAGGGCCATGAATCCCGGGGACCCCAAGTCcgggtccgccgccgccgccccgccgaaTGGGCGAGGGGAGAGCGCATCAACCCTCGATGTTCCGATGACGCCGTGCTTGTAGGATGCGCATGCTGGCAGTAGTATTGATTTTCGCGTGCCGACGTCCCTGAGGAGAAAATCGCTCCGCACAAGTCTGATTACGGTCGGCATGTGCCTCGTATTTACtctccatgtccatgtcaTTAACAAGTTGAGTCTGACCGATATGTCATTAGACGCGACGACCGCATTTGGAAGCCGTGGAGACTTTGGGCATGCCTGCAGCAACAAGCTACTATGCGCTTCGAAGGTCATGCCCTCGGATAGAAAGCAATTCATTGCCTGAGGCCGAGCGCTTGGGTGCGAACATAATCCACCTGGCTAGTCCTAATGAACTTGTCTCCCTTAGGCCTCgggtgcggcggccgggaCCCCTAGGTCGGGAAGCCAAGCCACCCGCTCACTAATCCCGGGCGCCGAACCACCAGGGCCCATTGTGAGcgagccgcggcgtcgccatgacACACATCTGGAGACACGCGGTGGATTACTTGCGTTGCGTGCCACTTATGGGAGGGGAGATACTAACACGAACACCATAGCATGGAAGGGCCTACCGAGGGCTCGCGCCCTGCCTTCACGACCACACAATGCAGTAAAAGGTTCAGGGCGTCGCTATCGGGTACTTATAAGTTAGTCTTGATGGTGGCACGCCGCGCAGTGGGCTCTCATGCGCGTGCGTCTGGTGTAAGCCGCCAAAAAAAACCCCCCCAGTCAATCCGCCTCAAaaacgtcgaggccggcgacacCCCAACCCCCAACGGTCACGGTGGGCATCACCaaacacgcacacacacacgcacactAACTTTCAACCTTATGAGATTTCTTTTTtctcttttttcttttctctcaTAACCTGCCAATTTATAACTTTTTGTGTGCTGTGTGGTTCACTCTACTACTAGCAGGTAACTACGTAATTAGTTAGTGACTTACTCCACGAGTCCACATCGCCCGCGCTGTCGACATGACATGATTCAAGAACGTCAGAGAGCATGTGGAGACGGATTCGCTtggcgagcgacgagagaGCTCATCCTTTCTTCCATGCTTCAACACCAGTCAGCATATGTATGCCTCGGCGCCCCCATTTATTACGTATGCACCTTGTGTTTctgtttgtgtgtgtgccgaGTCCGAACCGTCGGCTCTGTAATGGGCAGTCAATAAAATCCACAGaatctactactactactagcaaTTTGCTGCCCTAATCCCATCCGCAATACCTTTTTCTCAAAAAGTGGACATCGACGGAGACTCTCCCCGTCGACATAAAAAAGAGGAAGAGGTCCGCCGGTCGTCGCGTGCATggaaagggagggaggaagcTTGGCTGATGACattgaagaagaaggactGGAGGGGGCAGGGCCGCGCGCACAGCTCCCACAAGCGCGTAGCACTGGGGCTCATAGTCCATACTAAGTAACTTACGTAGTAATAGCCAAGGCCCCCGGCGGCAGTCCATCAAGGTCGGCGCGTCGGTCACCCGTTACTTTCGGCATATGGCTGGGCTAGTAACTTGGTAGTTAtagcccgcccgctcccgaCAGACCGCCGTCTCCCGtgccgccggctgggccCTCAGATATCTCATACGAACTAATCCGTAGCCCTCCCCTTGACGAtactactagtagtagtagcagtagtatACGCAGCAAAAGTTATCCACAATATTCCCCACGGAGAGCACGCTGGGTTTTTTCTATTTCCCTTTCCTCGTCTCGCCCCATACGGGGTAGACATGCTGCTCCCCAACATCATCTCTCTTCACTCCCGTGGCTCCTCTTCCCACAGTATATAAATTCGCACAACAgtcttttttcttcttgtGTGTGCGGAAAAGGGGGCCGTCGTCTGTGTCGGAGAGCTCAGCGCTGCAGGAGGGACTGTTGGGCTGCAGTCGCTGCTCGTTTCATAAAGAGGGTTCGCTGCATTCATCTCGGCACGTGTATCTTTTTGTGTAAAGCGCACCCCGACTTCCACTCACTCGAAGCTCAAAAACGACACGTCGTCACCATGCCGTTCCAAAAGCACAGGGCGACTGCCCCGGAGCagcacctcgccgcgccccgCGAAAAGGAcacatcctcctcctccgcctctcTCGACGAGAAAGACGTCTCCTCCCCGCGCGAGGCTGGCATTCTCatcacgcccaccaccgatgacgatgccacgcctcctcccccgacCAAcgtcttcgacgacgacgacggcaccggcaccggcaagacGTACCGCACGCTCACGCGGTGGGACACGACCCTCGTGCTCGTCACCAACCaagtcggcctcggcatcctcACCCTGCCCAAGATCCTCCTCacgctcggcctcgtccccggcgtcgtcgccatcctgggcctcggcctcgtctcctTCTACACGGCCTTTGAGCTGCTGCAGTTTTGGCGCGCGCACCCGCACTGCGTCAACATGGTGGACatggcgcgcgtcgtcggcgggcccgccctcgaggtcgtcgtcggcgtctccCTGCTCGTCAAGATCTGCATGACGTGCGGCagcgccaccgtcaccgtcgccgtcgcgctcaaCACCATGTCGGGCCACGCGCTCTGCACCGTCGGCTTCGCTGgcgtgggcgccgtcgcgtgCTGGCTGCTCTGCCTGCCGCGCACATTCAAGTTCGTGTCGCGGACGGGCGTGCCCTCCACGGTGagcatcctcgccgccgtgctcatcgtcatcgtcagcctcggcgccgcggggcagccCAAGAATGCGCCGCCGGGGTGGGACAAGGAGattctcgtcgtcggccgtccGTCCTTTAGGGAGGGCGTCAGCGCGTGCCTCAAGGTGTGCTACGCGTACGCCGGCAACGTGGGCTTCGTGTCGTACATGGCGGAGATGAGGGACCCCTCACGCGACTTCGTCCCCGCGCTGGGCGTGATGCAGGTCTTCTCCGTCGTGCTGTACCTCGTCACGGCCGTGACTATCTACTGCCTCTCGGGGCAGTACaccacgtcgcccgcgctcGGGTCGGCCCCGCTCATCCCCGCCAAGGTTGCGTACGGCGTCGTGCTTCCGGCGATCCTCAGCACGGGGCTCGTGTTCGGCCATGCGGCCATCAAGTACATGTACGTCGTGGCCATGCGCGCCATGAAGCGGACGCATCAAATGACGGACAACTCGGCGCGGTCGTGGACGACTTGGGTCCTCTGCGGCACCGTGTTCTGGGTCGCGTCGTTTgtgctcgccaacgccgtcccCATTTTCGACTCCATCCTGTCCATTGCGTCGGCCACGTTCATCGCGTGGTTCACCTTTGGCATCAGCGGCGTTTTCTGGTACCACCGCAACTGGCAGCACAAGTTCCGCAGGCGCAacatcttcctcgccgtggtCAACGCTCTGCTCATCGTGCAGTCGCTGTTCATGAATGGCGTGGGGCTGTGGTCGGCGGTGCAGGGGCTCATCGACATCTTCAACGATAAGGAGAACAAGATCGGTGGCGCCTTTACCTGCGCGGACAATTCCATCTTTTAGCAACTGGAGGACAATCTTACGTCTAGGCACATATTAGCAAATATACACGTGAGAAACAAGGTTCATGCAACGCTGCCTTGAGGTTTTCGGGCCAGTGATCGATAGTCGTCAACATCGGTAGTACCACAATCGCGTATAAAGCCGTTGATCAAAGTTGACGAATGTGCCTCCTGTCTGCTAGAGGCACAGCCTCTCAGTTGAACGATTGTCTCGGGTCAAGCCACCAGTCAATGCCAAAGGTGCCTCACCGGGTACCAGTACTGCGTTGTCAGGCAGAAAGGCCGAGTGGGACAGGTATCACAGCATCACACTCCATCACTGTCGAGCTCGCAGCCCATTGTTGTCTAAGCCTCTATTtcgagcgtcgtcgcctgccgACAATATATGTACAcgtccatccgtccgcgcggtcgctcgctcgctcgctcgtcatcgtcgtcgtcgccatcgcgtcggccagctcaGTTGCTcctctcgccgcccttggcctcccGCAGCTCGTTCATCTTGGCCACCCGCTTCTTGAACTCGACGTACTGGCACTTTTCGTACGAGTGCCGCTCGtcctgcgcgcgcacgccgtATTAGCAAGATACTCGACACACGCATGCCGGGGCCTGCCCCTGCAGCGAGCCCGGGCCCAGGCACAGGCACGGTTCGGTTCCATTCGGTTCCGTTCGCGGGCGAGAGGGAAGGGAAGAGAGGGGGGACGTACGCCGCACTTCCAGGGCGCATACCACGTGTCTCTCCGGCACTTGTTGAGCGGAATCAGAAGGTGGGCGCAGCTGTCTCTGTAGGCGATGGGGAGGCGGGCCTCCCGCATCTCCTCGCGGGTCGCTTCTATTCAGGGCTTGTCAGTTTCGCTAGCCGTTGAtcgcgcgccgcgtctcCCAACTCTCGAGCCTCAATCGGcgacacgggcggcggggtggaGTTTCCAACGTACGCCGCGGCTCTGAGGCTGTGTCGGAAGCCATCTCGATGGGTCAATTGGCCTCTCTGGGGTCAGTGATGCttggggggggaggcgtgCAGGCAGGGCTGGCGAGAGGTCGATGTTGGCGTCGCAGTTCGGGACAAGGTCGGCTCGCCGTGGTGGTTGTGGGGCCTGACAATTCAGGCAAGAAGGCCGGCCAATGACCAGCTCCACAAAAGTCAGcgcactgcaccgcaccgctCACCGAGCCATCACCGAGGCTCACCTTGCGGCCGACACTCATTGCTCGACACCTGGCGACGGAGCGTCTCCGACCACCATATCATAAGCAGTTTGGTTTATTACGTATCTAACGTAGTTATCGCCGACTCTCAAGCCAAACATGGAACGTCCGGTTTCGCACTGAGGGCCGCtttgggcgcgcgcgcaagcgGCTACGTAGCTGGGAAGTACCCCATTGTGCAACCACGAACAACGTAAACACCCCCAACAGCCAAAGGCCCGCGTGACAACAAGAATTACGACAGCTCGACAAAGCTCgcatgctggcggcgcacaTCATCACATAAGCCGCGGCGTTGGGTTGTCAGTTCACAGCTGCAGCATCTCCGCGGACGCATCAGCCCCAACCCAGCGGACATGCCAGTCACCGTGATGGATGGTGCACCGCGCATTACCCCAAACTCAGCCCGTCCATCCAAGGCTTCCCGCCCCCCCACCCGTTTTTCAAGCTCCGTCGGCAGAATCGGTGGTCGCATCACGACAAagtcagccgccgccgcggcccgtttcctcctcctcctcctcctccttctgtTCCTCCTCC from Purpureocillium takamizusanense chromosome 6, complete sequence encodes:
- a CDS encoding uncharacterized protein (TransMembrane:10 (o101-126i147-179o185-206i218-238o263-285i297-319o339-364i385-406o412-435i447-472o)~COG:S~EggNog:ENOG503NZC6) yields the protein MPFQKHRATAPEQHLAAPREKDTSSSSASLDEKDVSSPREAGILITPTTDDDATPPPPTNVFDDDDGTGTGKTYRTLTRWDTTLVLVTNQVGLGILTLPKILLTLGLVPGVVAILGLGLVSFYTAFELLQFWRAHPHCVNMVDMARVVGGPALEVVVGVSLLVKICMTCGSATVTVAVALNTMSGHALCTVGFAGVGAVACWLLCLPRTFKFVSRTGVPSTVSILAAVLIVIVSLGAAGQPKNAPPGWDKEILVVGRPSFREGVSACLKVCYAYAGNVGFVSYMAEMRDPSRDFVPALGVMQVFSVVLYLVTAVTIYCLSGQYTTSPALGSAPLIPAKVAYGVVLPAILSTGLVFGHAAIKYMYVVAMRAMKRTHQMTDNSARSWTTWVLCGTVFWVASFVLANAVPIFDSILSIASATFIAWFTFGISGVFWYHRNWQHKFRRRNIFLAVVNALLIVQSLFMNGVGLWSAVQGLIDIFNDKENKIGGAFTCADNSIF
- a CDS encoding uncharacterized protein (EggNog:ENOG503P4J9~COG:Q), with the translated sequence MPIIQPPVAPLPEGIDLTGQVAIVTGASAGIGLEIARQLLQRRLSTLILAVRNTAKGEAVRDDLLRDRQITSANPSASVHVLRLDMDDYASVRDFIAEFKSRVSELHILMLNAGVGLLRRELAATGHERNNQVNYLSNVLLALGLLPVMEATAGSSGRPGRLSVTGSRLYAMTSLQKRPPKDETTVLGHFDDLRGDKASPPPPALTGYLDSKFLWMLFQAELTRQYPRPMPPGWWSTRGEGDGDGDGEAAPRVIVNTFCPGMVNTGFSNALPWYIRLPVKAVVALRGRAVEQAGWIALNAAVVAGAETHGALLADTAVEEPCPFIVSAEGQRLRRMLWNETMEEMEPLVTLPGWMRRL
- a CDS encoding uncharacterized protein (COG:C~EggNog:ENOG503P545), whose protein sequence is MREARLPIAYRDSCAHLLIPLNKCRRDTWYAPWKCGDERHSYEKCQYVEFKKRVAKMNELREAKGGERSN